The nucleotide window aaaaagcaaaaaaacgtaCAAAAGAAGGCCCAGCCCAAAACCAGAGGAAACGGATCTCACAGGGATAcacagggaccgttggattgatccaaggtcctaaaccctagatctaagggcTCACAACgcaggggattggaccggtcttgaaccggtccggtctagCGCCCTATATAAAACCCTAAcgcgccggttttttcatttgtcacacacctttctctctctaactcttctctcttctctcatctctctctaaaccctcaccgccggtgaggatgaagccacggcggagaccttgaaggtccgccggaagcttcatcttctccggcgcgcCTAAGCAcctccggtgacctaaatttccagaacttCAAAACTTCTACATCAAACGATTCGTCTTCTTATCCTAAGTATGATTTTGGCACTGGTTTTTACAAACGAatcttgaaacgacgtagatcgggAAAAAActtcgtacggttttgaaattgactttgatctttttttgaaagaaaatgtttagatctttacggatctacatcgtttcgtcgtttattGCCTCTCTAGTGCTTATTTTCGCTTTCAacacttagatccttatggatctaggttttgtgtttacggctatggttttctttgtgattctggaaatttttttgtgtttattcacgtgattttgcaggtttaaactatgatattatttttgaagagagattctgagttttacctgagtttttatggagattctgttaggtttcttcggaaacacttggatttggcttttgcttgttgatttctggctttgaaccgaaaataaatcggtgattcttCTTTCCTCACTGATtccgtttcttcatcttcttcgccggcttaaaaccttgcttctttcccttttcttctcctttttcaacGCCTCTGTGATCGGTGTTGGAGTTCTTCGCCACTGGGGAAGAATTCtcaccttgaattgcagagggaTCAactcagtgatgaagattcgccATTGAATCTCTGAgagtttgatgcaaaaatcaatgaatttgtgtatgaattttggttctggaaatttctagggttcttgtgttcttgatgaacttgatgatttttctgtttctgatctaactgaatggagagagaaagtctgattgtgtttgttgagttggcgtgtgattaatggctttgaatctgactcactgtttatatagttgacatgtgtacacttgagccaatgaaaTTGTGACACGTACCCTGGACTTGCTCACTTGGGCGCTGCTTGCTATTTTAAGGACCAATCtgcaaattgtgaaaatgacaaggactggactgcaaaattaaaaaaaacttgaaatgaaataaataataaaaaaaacagtttggacaaaaatgcaattttgggacctcaattgagggaccaaaatgcaatacaaaataaaatttgaataaaaaacgtaatttgaccaaacgtaaagtgaaacaaaaataaaattgacaaaacggactaaaacgaaccaatggcctaaatgaggtacttcaaagtaacctccccatgccaaaatttcatgtgaaatgaccaaaatgcccctagggctaaaaaatgacctaaactgactcaaacagacttgacactgactcagatgcaagtttgaaatgaatttaaacagggtttactgacgaaatgtcaaaaatgaatttgaaaagactcggagatagtcacaaggatgaagatgggtcccactgcaggaaatgaccaaaatacccttctgtatgaccttttgcaaattttgaaataaactgtagaaaaagcaatgtaatgattcagaggcacttttgaatgacttacaagacaagtaaagacatttcaaaaggttttatgcaagaaaaacataggtaaaattgtgattgaaaatatcGCGAAGCAGAGACAATccgaactgtgcagttgaaatttgttaactgacaaagtttgaaaatgaaattgggcccagtatttttaggtccaaaaacagggtataacacctGTGTTTATCATCGCTCTCTCCTGTTGCTTCCCCATCAATGGATCCAGGTATCCTAATTAAACCAATTGAGTTGTTTATGATAGAGGATTGGAAGCGATTCAACTAAATTCTATTAGGCGTTTTTggaaaattgtttgattttacaTGATTTGATAaatttcaacaatcaaattCTCACGGTCCAATCAAAATCTTCCATGATtcacttcttcttttttgttgacGTTTGATTCACTACCTTTCCTTCAAAGggaaaagattaaaaaaaaggttgatATAAGAAATTGACATATGAAAAATTTCATCCAATTATTATTGATttcataaattcaattaatcgAAGATCATACAATTGCACCGCAAACAAGAATATTGAAGAATTAGCATAGAAAGAATATTAAAGAGTGGATGTGGCTGAGAATTACAAAGTTCGACGAACTAATGGCCTGAAGATTCGTTCAAATTAAGCTTTTAGTGAATATGTGATCAAAATCAAGTATAATCGCGCAGTGAAAACAGATGTGAGTTGATTTAGTAAACAATTATAAGcctttgattttaaaaaatagacgGTTGAGAtatggtgtcaacggatcctgactcatatatatatatatatgttaagtATCATGGTCTCCGATGTTAGATTTGGTTGTTATCTGACCCAAAAAACTgagttgacattttttttttgctgacaAGGAGTGTGTGACGTGGCATTAGAGACTAAATTAacaggatatatatatatatatatatatacatatatatatgggttCACTTAAAATCCCTAGATTCGCAATTCATTCCATCCCTTAATCAATTCCAAATTCTTAATCTTACTCATTCTTCCTCCTCCTTATTCTTTTCAATCTTCCATTGATCTTAAtgaatcaatttcaaatatatgGTATGTATGCAATGAACCAATGgtaatgaattaaaatatttccAAGTTTTGAAGAACCTGTTGATTCTAACTCTGAGATTATGAGTGACGATGATGAGATTGTGAAAGAGGTTGATGAAGAATCTCTTGATTCCAACTTTGAGATTTTCAGTTTGAAGGGGTTATGAACTCCAAAAGGAAAtcatattcatttttatcaGGAGAAAGACAAGTCAGATAAGtggttttatgtttgtttttgctTAATCTTGTCAGctcaactttttttattagttaacAACCAAACCTAACGTTGAAGACCAAAGTAGTTAACGAATTGAagagttaattttttatttttttttcgagTCAGAGACCATTATAACATCGAAGTACACATCCAGGGGACCAAAAATGTTGTCTACCCTAATTTCTTCTATAGAAATAAGAGTTATtgaaatacaaatattttagtAATATCAACTAAGAAACTCCAGGTCTTCTATCAACGTTGCAATGAGTGCAGGATCTCCAACAACTTAATATGGATTTTAAGGTGGACTCAAAAACACTGGTGGACAACATTTATGGGAAGAGAAATAATGTCTCTAATTTCAATCTAATTATCAACAATTGCATTTGTTTGTTACTCACAGATCTTATGAACTCTtatgttaaatttatttattcacatATAAACCATAAAGATGTTCATAGTCCGACGAAAATGACTCTATGTTTTGCTTGTTTTCAAGCAAGCCAATCTTAAAAACTCTGATAAGAAATTTATTCAAAGACAACTCATAAAGTTGTTCATAATACGACTATAATAGCTCTATATCATGTTAATCTCATACTTTTATCGACATTCGAACATATATCACAATTCTTTTCGACTATAATAGCTCTATATCATGTTAGTCTCATACTTTTATCGACATTCGAACATATATCACAATTCTTTTCACGTATGAAATGCATTAAATTTGTTTCTTAATATACTAAGAACTAGATTAGTCATTTCAAAACATGACTATAGATACAATGATCAAATGTAATAGTTCTATgtagtacttttttttgttttgtttttgaaataagtTCTATGTAGTATTTGTATTAGTCAAACAAAGTCAAGCCAACATAATTTGACAAACAAAAGACACAAAGAAAACGCGTTTAGACGAAAATAGAAACACCACACTTTGCGTTTTATAgtcttcttctttctctgtttcttctctttcccttcacaaaatttccaaaattagggttttcaaaAACCCCCAATTTCAAACACTTCAAAATAAActcaatttcttcaaatttcatCTTCTATGAGATGTTTTCATCTTCAATTTTCATCAAATGgagtttctttcttctcttcttatcttcttcaaACGACGCCGTTTCGTCATTTTCCGATAAATCAACTCTCCTCCGCTTCAAAGCCTCTCTTTCCGACCCATCCGCCGTTCTCTCCACCTGGAGCTCTACTGCCAACCACTGTTCCTTCTACGGAGTTCTCTGTGATTCCAACTCCCGTGTTGTTGCTCTTAACATCACCGGCAACGGCGGCGTCGAAGATGGTAAACTGATTTCTCATCCTTGCTCTGATTTTTACAAGTTTCCGCTTTATGGGTTTGGAATTAGGAGAAGTTGTGTTGGTTTTAAGGGTTCTTTGTTTGGAAAGTTTCCATCTTTGATCAGTGAGTTAACTGAGCTTAGGGTCTTGAGTTTACCCTTTAATGTGTTGGAGGGTTTTATTCCTAAAGAGATTTGGAATATGGAGAAGCTTGAGGTTCTTGATTTAGAAGGTAATTTGATTAGCGGGTCTATTCCTTTGGGTTTTGAAGGTTTGAGGAAATTGAGGGTTTTGAATTTAGGGTTTAATAAGATTGTTGGAATGGTGCCTAGTGTTTTAGGTGATATTGATAGTTTGGAGGTTCTGAATTTGGCTGCAAATGGTTTGAATGGTTCTGTTCCTGGTTTTGTTGGGAAGTTTAGAGGGGTGTATTTGTCTTTTAATCAGTTCAGTGGTGTTATTCCGGAGGAGATTGGTGAGAATTGTGGGAAGCTTGAGCATTTGGATTTGTCTGGTAATTTGTTGGTTCAAGAGATTCCGAAGAGTTTGGGGAATTGTGGTGGGTTGAAGACGCTTTTGTTGTATTCGAATTTGTTGGAAGAGGATATTCCTGCTGAATTTGGGAAGCTTAAGAGTCTTGAGGTGTTGGATGTTTCGAGGAATACACTTAGTGGTCATATTCCTCGTGAGCTTGGGAATTGTACGGAGCTTTCTGTTGTAGTGCTGTCCAACCTTTTCGATCCGGTTGGGGATGGTGAGTTTGTTACTTTGAATGATGAGTTGAATTATTTTGAAGGTGGAATGCCTGAGGAAGTTGTGTCACTTCCTAAGCTTAGAATTTTGTGGGCTCCCATGGTGAATTTGGAGGGTGGTATTCCTACGAGTTGGGGTGCTTGTGGTAACTTGGAGATGGTCAATTTGGCTCTGAATTTCTTCACCGGAGAGTTCCCAAACCGGCTTGGTTTATGTAAGAAGCTACATTTTCTTGATCTGAGCTCAAACAATCTTACTGGGGAGCTTTCTAAGGAACTTCATGTTCCATGTATGTCTGTGTTTGATGTTAGTGCAAACATGTTGTCCGGTTCAGTTCCTGATTTCTCCGATAATGTTTGTGCTCCCTATCCTTCTCAGAATGGGAATCCATTTGAAGCTGACGATGTCATGTCTCCTTATGCATCATATTTTTCATCGAAAGCTCATGAGAGAACCATTTATGCGTCATTAGGGGGAAATGGTCTTTCGGTTTTTCACAACTTTGGGCAAAATAACTTCAGCGGCATTCAGTCTTTGCCAGTAGTGCGTGACAGGATGGAGGAAAAGAGTAGTTACACACTTCTCGTTGGAGAGAACAAGCTCACGGGACCATTTCCTACATATTTGTTTGAGAAATGTGATGGATTAGATGCATTGCTTTTTAATGTCAGTTATAATCGGCTATCTGGTGAGATTCCTTCTAATATTAGTAGCATGTGCAAATCCCTGAAATTTTTGGATGCATCCAAAAACCAATTTTCTGGACAAATTCCCTCCACGTTAGGGGATTTGGTCTCTCTTGTTTCCCTGAACCTCAGTAGAAACGGGTTACAAGGTCAGATTCCCACCAGCCTTGGACAGATGAAGGTTCTGAAGTTTTTATCTTTGGCTGGTAATAACTTGAGTGGCTCAATTCCTACCAGCCTGGGACAGATGTACTCTTTACAAGTCTTGGACCTGTCTACAAACTCTCTTACCGGTGAGATTCCAAAGTTTATCGAGAACATGAGAAATCTGACCAATGTTTTGCTGAATAACAACAATCTTTCTGGACACATTCCTGCTGGTTTGGTAAATGTCACTACACTCTCTGCATTCAACGTGTCATTCAATAACTTATCTGGATACTTGCCGTCAAATAGTAGCTTGATCAAATGCAGCAGTGCTGTTGGGAATCCATTTTTAAGTTCCTGCCGTGGACTTTCTTTGACTGTACCGTCAGCAAATCAACAAGGGCAGGTTGATGAAAGTTCTATGACATCACAAACTACTGGCAAAGATAGCAATAATGGTTTCAATGCAATTGAGATAGCATCTATTACTTCTGCTTCAGCCATTGTTTCAGTTCTTATAGCCCTTATTGTTCTGTTTTTCATCACACGCAAGTGGAAGCCGAGGTCCAGGGTTGGTGGTTCAGTCAAAAGAGAAGTTACAGTGTTCACTGATATCGGCGTCCCATTGacatttgaaaatgttgtccaAGCCACAGGAAATTTTAATGCAAGCAACTGTATTGGGAGTGGAGGATTTGGAGCAAC belongs to Medicago truncatula cultivar Jemalong A17 chromosome 6, MtrunA17r5.0-ANR, whole genome shotgun sequence and includes:
- the LOC25495342 gene encoding LRR receptor-like serine/threonine-protein kinase RPK2, whose translation is MFSSSIFIKWSFFLLFLSSSNDAVSSFSDKSTLLRFKASLSDPSAVLSTWSSTANHCSFYGVLCDSNSRVVALNITGNGGVEDGKLISHPCSDFYKFPLYGFGIRRSCVGFKGSLFGKFPSLISELTELRVLSLPFNVLEGFIPKEIWNMEKLEVLDLEGNLISGSIPLGFEGLRKLRVLNLGFNKIVGMVPSVLGDIDSLEVLNLAANGLNGSVPGFVGKFRGVYLSFNQFSGVIPEEIGENCGKLEHLDLSGNLLVQEIPKSLGNCGGLKTLLLYSNLLEEDIPAEFGKLKSLEVLDVSRNTLSGHIPRELGNCTELSVVVLSNLFDPVGDGEFVTLNDELNYFEGGMPEEVVSLPKLRILWAPMVNLEGGIPTSWGACGNLEMVNLALNFFTGEFPNRLGLCKKLHFLDLSSNNLTGELSKELHVPCMSVFDVSANMLSGSVPDFSDNVCAPYPSQNGNPFEADDVMSPYASYFSSKAHERTIYASLGGNGLSVFHNFGQNNFSGIQSLPVVRDRMEEKSSYTLLVGENKLTGPFPTYLFEKCDGLDALLFNVSYNRLSGEIPSNISSMCKSLKFLDASKNQFSGQIPSTLGDLVSLVSLNLSRNGLQGQIPTSLGQMKVLKFLSLAGNNLSGSIPTSLGQMYSLQVLDLSTNSLTGEIPKFIENMRNLTNVLLNNNNLSGHIPAGLVNVTTLSAFNVSFNNLSGYLPSNSSLIKCSSAVGNPFLSSCRGLSLTVPSANQQGQVDESSMTSQTTGKDSNNGFNAIEIASITSASAIVSVLIALIVLFFITRKWKPRSRVGGSVKREVTVFTDIGVPLTFENVVQATGNFNASNCIGSGGFGATYKAEISQGILVAVKRLSVGRFQGVQQFHAEIKTLGRLHHPNLVTLIGYHACETEMFLIYNYLPGGNLEKFIQERSTRAVDWKVIHKIALDIARALSYLHDQCVPRVLHRDVKPSNILLDDDCNAYLSDFGLARLLGTSETHATTGVAGTFGYVAPEYAMTCRVSDKADVYSYGVVLLELLSDKKVLDPSFSSYGNGFNIVAFACMLLRQGRAKEFFATGLWDVGPEHDLVEVLHLAVVCTVDSLSTRPTMKQVVKRLKQLQPPSC